In a genomic window of Sporosarcina trichiuri:
- the mecA gene encoding adaptor protein MecA, protein MEIERINENTVKFYLSYVDIEERGFTREEVWYNRDKSEELFWDMMEEIDSESDIEFEIEGPLWIQVHAMSGGIEVLVTRAQLPEDGESTEYPYGIDDPRKLFQPELEAAMEADDQAGGQMAEKRSIPARETFVFREFDDLIPLASQLEGLEEATSLYAFENSYYLHLDYAGTDKELSEQIDTESVILEYGAPTNMTIHRLQEYGTEVIGSDVFGTINSYF, encoded by the coding sequence ATGGAAATCGAGCGCATTAACGAAAATACGGTCAAGTTCTATTTGTCGTATGTGGACATCGAAGAGCGGGGCTTCACTCGTGAGGAAGTGTGGTATAACCGCGACAAGAGTGAAGAATTGTTCTGGGATATGATGGAGGAAATCGATTCAGAGTCCGATATCGAATTTGAGATTGAGGGGCCTTTATGGATCCAGGTACATGCGATGAGCGGCGGTATTGAAGTGCTGGTGACTCGTGCCCAGCTGCCGGAGGATGGGGAATCCACCGAGTATCCATATGGCATCGACGATCCGCGTAAGCTGTTCCAGCCGGAATTGGAAGCTGCGATGGAGGCTGACGATCAGGCAGGCGGACAGATGGCCGAGAAACGTTCAATACCTGCGCGGGAAACGTTCGTCTTCAGGGAATTCGATGATCTGATCCCGCTGGCCTCACAATTGGAAGGGCTTGAAGAAGCGACATCCCTGTATGCGTTTGAAAACAGCTACTATCTGCATCTCGATTATGCGGGTACCGATAAAGAACTGTCCGAGCAGATCGATACGGAAAGCGTTATTCTGGAATATGGCGCTCCGACCAATATGACGATCCATCGTCTGCAGGAATATGGAACCGAAGTGATCGGCAGCGATGTGTTCGGTACGATTAATTCTTATTTCTAA
- a CDS encoding globin yields MTRKPLIPYEEIGEARLSELIDRFYAKVAVHPDLAPIFPDDLTETARKQKQFQTQYLGGPNLYTEEHGHPMMKARHMPFPITPERAQAWLACMKEAMDDVGLEGPLREIYYQRLVLTANHMVNRSGEGDQ; encoded by the coding sequence ATGACACGAAAACCTTTGATACCTTACGAGGAGATCGGTGAAGCACGTTTGTCGGAACTCATCGACCGGTTCTACGCAAAAGTCGCGGTTCATCCGGACTTGGCGCCTATATTCCCGGACGACCTAACTGAAACAGCCCGCAAGCAGAAACAGTTCCAGACCCAGTACTTGGGCGGACCGAATTTATATACCGAAGAACACGGACACCCGATGATGAAAGCCAGGCACATGCCGTTCCCCATCACACCTGAACGCGCACAGGCCTGGCTCGCGTGCATGAAGGAAGCGATGGATGATGTCGGACTCGAAGGACCCCTTCGCGAGATCTATTACCAGCGTCTCGTCCTCACTGCCAATCATATGGTGAACCGGAGCGGGGAGGGAGATCAGTGA
- a CDS encoding lytic transglycosylase domain-containing protein, which translates to MDTQMIRTLFELNSLQTLGAVRSAAEPGAANTDFFQTLLTEMGGEPSVTDALSSFSATALGSLQSPTGTLPFSFSPAPSVQSPADAVQLIDRASASRPPLAYPGGSSRLDTAYSPLIDKAAKRHNVPSALIAAVIKQESGFNKDVVSYAGARGLMQLMPGTARFLGVQDASDPEQNIMGGAKYLRQMLDQFDGDLTLSLAAYNAGPGNVRKYGGVPPFRETQNYVTKVMHNYETYKA; encoded by the coding sequence ATGGATACGCAGATGATTCGTACACTTTTTGAACTGAATTCCCTGCAGACGCTGGGGGCCGTCCGTTCAGCCGCGGAACCCGGAGCGGCGAATACGGATTTCTTCCAGACGCTGCTGACAGAGATGGGAGGAGAGCCGTCCGTCACGGATGCCCTCTCAAGTTTCTCCGCGACAGCCCTCGGAAGCCTGCAATCACCTACTGGCACTCTTCCGTTTTCATTCAGCCCGGCGCCGTCCGTGCAATCACCTGCAGATGCTGTCCAGCTGATCGACCGCGCGTCTGCCAGCCGCCCGCCCCTTGCCTACCCGGGCGGCAGCAGTCGGCTGGATACGGCCTATTCGCCGCTGATCGACAAGGCGGCCAAGCGGCATAATGTGCCTTCTGCTCTGATTGCAGCAGTCATCAAGCAGGAATCGGGTTTTAATAAGGATGTCGTCAGCTATGCAGGCGCACGCGGTCTCATGCAGCTCATGCCGGGCACAGCCAGATTCCTCGGCGTGCAGGATGCGTCGGATCCTGAGCAGAACATCATGGGCGGCGCGAAATACCTCCGTCAGATGCTCGATCAATTCGACGGCGATCTCACCTTATCTCTCGCTGCCTATAATGCCGGACCCGGCAATGTGCGGAAGTACGGAGGAGTCCCGCCGTTCCGCGAAACGCAGAACTATGTCACGAAAGTGATGCACAACTATGAGACCTACAAAGCCTGA
- a CDS encoding NAD kinase encodes MKFAIESRGDELSNRLMSDAKDYLTEFGLTYDDVEPEIVLSIGGDGTLLHGFHKYVHRVKETAFVGIHTGHLGFYADWKPEEIEKLVIMIARKDFHVVQYPLLEVEITYTHSEETATYLALNESTIKSPEVTLVMDVELNGAHFERFRGDGLCMSTPSGSTAYSKSLNGAILHPSLSCMQLTEMASINNRVFRTVGSPLVLPAHHSCLLKPVKGPDFMVTVDHLQLLQKDVKSIEYKVSKEKISFARFRPFPFWKRVSESFVASDEEN; translated from the coding sequence ATGAAATTCGCTATTGAATCACGCGGCGACGAACTGTCGAACCGGCTGATGTCGGATGCGAAAGACTATTTGACGGAATTCGGGCTGACCTATGATGACGTCGAGCCGGAAATCGTCCTGTCCATCGGCGGGGACGGCACCCTGCTCCATGGGTTCCATAAATACGTCCATCGCGTCAAGGAGACCGCATTTGTAGGAATCCATACCGGCCACCTCGGTTTCTATGCGGACTGGAAACCGGAAGAGATCGAGAAGCTGGTCATCATGATCGCGCGGAAAGATTTCCATGTCGTTCAATATCCGCTGCTCGAAGTGGAGATCACCTATACCCATTCGGAGGAGACGGCGACCTACCTTGCGCTGAACGAGTCGACCATCAAATCACCGGAAGTGACACTCGTCATGGATGTGGAACTGAACGGCGCCCACTTCGAACGGTTCCGGGGAGACGGACTCTGCATGTCGACGCCGTCAGGTTCGACTGCCTACAGCAAATCGCTGAACGGAGCGATCCTCCACCCGTCATTGTCATGCATGCAGCTGACCGAAATGGCCTCCATCAATAATCGGGTATTCCGGACTGTCGGTTCGCCGCTCGTTCTGCCGGCACACCATTCGTGCCTGCTGAAACCTGTCAAAGGACCTGACTTCATGGTGACTGTCGATCATCTGCAGCTGCTGCAGAAAGACGTGAAATCGATCGAATACAAAGTATCGAAGGAAAAGATCTCCTTTGCACGGTTCCGCCCATTCCCGTTCTGGAAACGTGTGTCCGAGTCATTTGTCGCGAGTGATGAAGAGAACTGA
- a CDS encoding competence protein CoiA, translating to MIHILTATTEDGTPVVLDTSLSRDMLTAWKTSGRFQCPQCKEPVLLKAGTVRIPHFAHRPGSDCQSRFSEGESAAHLSGKQLLYGLFRRLGKQPVLEPLLTELAQRPDLLIIHGNDTIPIEFQCSRIPPDLKDSRSAGYRSVGMTPIWLLRTPETSEGRAEGVDLYSFSSFHQQFITTSLSPGASLLTLSPNTSAFHYFTHFLHIEGNRYLCSHRKLPVHLQTFPFARPKPPSAETAARYSYLYRKHRKAFLQRSLFISRKGVQDPFLRNCYRMKTAPSAMPWHIGVPVTGNSSFAVHDCVWQLDLTVSMKNWRLPPASIPLRYLRQFTARYSGSQEAQLDACRNYLKFLRRIRQPDKTLLPEKEAEKEIIQLIADGFLANQIEN from the coding sequence GTGATTCACATACTGACAGCCACCACAGAAGATGGCACACCAGTAGTTCTCGATACATCGTTGTCCCGCGACATGTTGACCGCCTGGAAGACAAGCGGCCGATTTCAATGTCCCCAGTGTAAGGAGCCGGTCCTCCTGAAGGCAGGGACGGTCCGGATTCCCCATTTCGCACATCGTCCCGGCTCCGACTGTCAATCCCGCTTCTCGGAAGGGGAGTCGGCAGCCCACCTGTCCGGCAAACAGCTGCTGTATGGACTGTTCCGGAGACTCGGCAAACAGCCGGTGCTGGAACCGCTTCTGACTGAACTTGCCCAGCGACCGGATCTTCTCATCATCCATGGAAATGACACCATACCGATTGAGTTCCAGTGCAGCCGGATTCCGCCGGACCTGAAAGACAGCAGAAGTGCAGGATACCGGTCGGTCGGAATGACGCCGATCTGGCTGCTCCGGACGCCTGAAACTTCCGAAGGGCGTGCCGAAGGAGTGGATCTGTACAGCTTTTCCTCGTTTCATCAGCAATTCATCACTACGAGCTTATCCCCCGGTGCCTCACTGCTCACGCTCTCCCCGAATACAAGCGCTTTCCATTACTTCACCCATTTCCTGCATATCGAAGGCAACCGCTACCTTTGCAGCCATCGTAAGCTGCCGGTCCATCTGCAGACGTTTCCGTTCGCGCGTCCTAAGCCGCCGTCTGCTGAGACGGCAGCCCGTTATTCATATTTGTACCGCAAACACCGCAAAGCATTTTTACAGCGCTCTCTGTTCATCAGCCGGAAAGGCGTGCAGGATCCGTTTCTCCGGAACTGCTATCGGATGAAGACCGCTCCGTCTGCCATGCCCTGGCATATCGGTGTGCCGGTGACCGGGAACTCGTCATTTGCGGTGCATGACTGCGTCTGGCAGCTCGATCTCACTGTCTCCATGAAGAACTGGCGGCTGCCGCCGGCGAGCATTCCTCTCCGATACTTGCGCCAATTCACCGCCCGGTATTCAGGAAGTCAGGAGGCGCAGCTGGATGCCTGCCGAAACTACCTGAAATTCCTGCGGCGTATCCGGCAGCCGGATAAGACGCTGCTTCCGGAAAAAGAGGCGGAGAAAGAAATAATTCAGCTGATTGCGGATGGATTTCTTGCAAACCAAATAGAAAATTGA
- the pepF gene encoding oligoendopeptidase F, whose product MTEVAEKLLTRDEVKTEETWNLENIFPSDEAWNEEYEAIEELSKKADSYKGTLDNGPEALLEGLAYRDEISQRLGRLYTYSHLKTDQDTTNSKYQAMDSRAKTLAVKVSTKLSFFLPELLSINEDKLNRMVEDSKGLSLYKHEMEELNKMRPHVLPADQEALLAELSEVAGGSSKTFSMLNNADLTFPTVKNENGEEVELSHGRFINFLESPDRSVREEAFKAMYKTYGSFKNTFASTLSGNVKANNVNASVRKYSSAREAALSNNHIPEQVYDNLVNTISDNVGLLHRYIELRKKVFELDDLHMWDLYAPLVKDLDMKVTYEEAADTMLESFKPMGEEYRDIIRKGLSERWVDVRENKGKRSGAYSSGSYGTNPYILMNWQDNVNNMFTLAHEFGHSAHSYYSRANQPYIYSGYSIFGAEVASTVNEALLNDYLLKTTDDEQKRIYLLNHWLDGFRGTVFRQTMFAEFEHKIHQLDQQGEALTADKLTEVYYDLNKKYFGGSMTVDEEIGLEWSRIPHFYMNYYVYQYATGYSAAVALSHQILTEGEPAVDRYVSNFLKAGSSDYPIEVLKKAGVDMTTTAPIEEACRVFEERLNELEQLLANQ is encoded by the coding sequence ATAACAGAAGTGGCAGAGAAACTATTAACGCGTGATGAAGTGAAGACAGAAGAAACATGGAACTTGGAGAATATCTTCCCGAGTGACGAAGCATGGAATGAGGAGTACGAAGCGATCGAAGAACTCTCCAAGAAGGCGGACTCCTATAAAGGGACCCTGGATAACGGACCCGAAGCGCTCCTTGAAGGTCTTGCGTATCGTGACGAGATTTCACAGCGTCTCGGCAGGCTCTATACCTATTCCCACCTGAAGACGGACCAGGATACCACAAACAGCAAATACCAGGCCATGGACAGCCGTGCGAAGACTCTCGCAGTGAAAGTTTCCACAAAGCTCTCGTTCTTCCTGCCTGAGCTGCTGTCGATCAATGAAGACAAGCTGAACAGGATGGTGGAGGACAGCAAAGGGCTGTCCCTGTACAAACATGAAATGGAAGAACTGAACAAAATGCGTCCGCACGTTCTGCCTGCCGATCAGGAAGCACTGCTTGCAGAGCTTTCGGAAGTGGCCGGCGGCTCGTCGAAAACGTTCAGCATGCTGAATAATGCGGATTTGACCTTCCCGACTGTGAAGAACGAGAACGGGGAAGAAGTGGAACTGTCCCATGGCCGTTTCATCAACTTCCTGGAAAGTCCTGACCGTTCCGTCCGGGAAGAGGCGTTCAAGGCAATGTACAAAACATACGGGTCCTTCAAGAACACGTTCGCATCCACGCTTTCAGGCAATGTGAAGGCGAATAACGTGAACGCATCCGTCCGCAAGTACAGTTCGGCACGGGAAGCGGCACTTTCGAACAACCACATTCCGGAGCAGGTGTATGACAACCTGGTCAACACGATTTCCGATAATGTCGGTCTGCTGCACCGCTATATCGAGCTGCGGAAGAAAGTATTCGAACTCGATGATCTCCACATGTGGGACCTGTATGCGCCGCTTGTAAAAGATCTGGACATGAAAGTCACCTACGAAGAAGCAGCTGACACGATGCTGGAAAGCTTCAAGCCGATGGGTGAGGAGTACCGTGACATTATCCGCAAGGGACTGTCCGAGCGGTGGGTCGATGTGCGGGAGAACAAAGGCAAGCGTTCAGGTGCGTACTCATCCGGTTCGTACGGCACAAACCCGTATATCCTCATGAACTGGCAGGATAACGTCAACAACATGTTCACCCTGGCCCACGAATTCGGCCACAGTGCGCACAGCTACTATTCACGCGCGAACCAGCCGTACATCTACAGCGGCTATTCGATCTTCGGTGCGGAAGTTGCTTCAACGGTGAACGAAGCATTGCTCAATGACTATCTGCTCAAGACGACAGACGATGAACAGAAACGCATCTATCTGCTGAACCACTGGCTAGACGGTTTCCGCGGCACCGTCTTCCGTCAGACGATGTTCGCGGAATTCGAGCATAAGATCCATCAGCTCGATCAGCAGGGCGAGGCGCTCACCGCCGACAAGCTGACGGAAGTCTACTACGACCTGAACAAGAAGTACTTCGGCGGCAGCATGACAGTCGACGAGGAAATCGGACTTGAGTGGTCCCGGATTCCGCACTTCTATATGAATTATTATGTGTACCAGTATGCAACAGGCTACAGTGCAGCAGTGGCCCTCAGCCATCAGATCCTTACGGAAGGGGAGCCGGCAGTCGACCGGTACGTCAGCAATTTCCTGAAAGCCGGTTCGTCGGATTATCCGATCGAAGTCCTGAAGAAAGCGGGCGTCGACATGACGACTACTGCGCCGATCGAAGAAGCATGCCGCGTCTTCGAAGAGCGTCTGAATGAGCTGGAACAATTATTGGCAAATCAGTAA
- the prpE gene encoding bis(5'-nucleosyl)-tetraphosphatase PrpE, with product MYDIIGDIHGCYAELEELLSTLGYSFHDGVPNHPDGRSLAFVGDGMDRGPDSLSVMNLLFALQDSGQLHYSPGNHCNKLYRYAKGNNVQQTHGLETTVAELDNLPPNERRRVLTRYRRFYEALPLYQELDEGKLIIAHAGLPERMIGAKPSGAMKTFVLYGDITGGTLPDGRPIRRDWAAHYSGGPWIVYGHTPVRSPRFAGHSVNIDTGCVFGGMLTALRWPELEIAAIPSRQPFQPEKFSEFPS from the coding sequence ATGTACGATATTATCGGAGATATCCATGGATGCTATGCAGAATTGGAGGAGCTGCTGAGCACGCTCGGCTATTCGTTCCATGATGGCGTACCGAACCATCCGGATGGCCGTTCACTTGCCTTCGTCGGAGACGGCATGGACCGCGGCCCCGACTCGCTCAGTGTCATGAATCTGCTGTTTGCACTGCAGGACAGCGGACAGCTCCATTATTCCCCGGGAAATCATTGCAACAAACTGTACCGATATGCCAAAGGCAACAATGTGCAGCAGACGCACGGTCTTGAGACGACAGTTGCCGAACTCGACAATCTTCCACCAAACGAACGGCGCCGCGTCCTCACAAGATACCGCAGGTTCTATGAAGCTCTTCCCCTTTACCAGGAACTGGATGAAGGCAAGCTGATCATCGCCCATGCCGGCCTCCCGGAAAGGATGATCGGCGCGAAGCCATCCGGTGCGATGAAAACGTTCGTTCTGTACGGGGATATCACAGGCGGCACCTTGCCAGACGGGCGCCCGATCAGACGTGACTGGGCCGCCCATTATTCAGGCGGCCCATGGATTGTATATGGTCATACGCCGGTCCGGAGCCCGCGCTTTGCCGGACACTCCGTGAATATCGACACGGGCTGTGTGTTCGGCGGCATGCTGACAGCACTGCGCTGGCCGGAACTGGAAATCGCAGCCATTCCATCCCGGCAGCCGTTTCAGCCGGAGAAATTCTCGGAGTTCCCTTCTTGA
- a CDS encoding GTP pyrophosphokinase → MRMWNDFLAPYKQAVVELKVKLKGLRHQYKLEDQHAPVEFVTGRLKPLASIYDKTLEKGIPFEPSKELAEEVPDIAGLRIMCQFVDDIGAVVNMLRERKDMKIVEERDYISHKKKSGYRSYHMIISYPVQTIHGEKSVLAEIQIRTLAMNFWASIEHSLNYKYQGELPDVIRQRLEGAAEAAFRLDEEMSLIRDEIHEAQSYFSSFKETERRDIQDTSWKGDADT, encoded by the coding sequence ATGAGGATGTGGAATGATTTTCTGGCTCCCTATAAGCAGGCTGTCGTGGAGCTGAAAGTGAAGTTGAAAGGGCTGCGGCATCAGTACAAACTCGAAGATCAGCATGCGCCAGTCGAATTTGTGACCGGACGTCTGAAACCGCTCGCAAGCATCTATGACAAGACGCTTGAAAAAGGGATTCCTTTCGAGCCTTCCAAAGAACTGGCCGAAGAAGTCCCGGACATTGCAGGTCTGCGTATCATGTGCCAGTTCGTCGATGACATCGGTGCCGTTGTCAATATGCTCCGTGAGCGGAAAGACATGAAGATTGTCGAAGAACGTGATTACATATCGCATAAGAAGAAGAGCGGGTACCGTTCCTATCATATGATCATCTCCTATCCCGTGCAGACGATCCATGGTGAGAAATCGGTGCTCGCGGAAATCCAGATCAGGACGCTTGCCATGAATTTCTGGGCATCGATCGAGCACTCCCTGAATTACAAGTATCAGGGGGAGCTCCCGGACGTCATCCGCCAGCGGCTTGAAGGGGCTGCAGAAGCGGCGTTCCGGCTGGATGAGGAAATGTCACTGATCCGCGACGAAATCCACGAAGCCCAATCCTACTTCAGTTCGTTCAAGGAGACGGAGCGGCGGGATATTCAAGATACCTCATGGAAAGGGGATGCAGACACATGA
- a CDS encoding DsbA family protein, giving the protein MNHRTLAEAEHGQLTSPRPIELYVFLDPLCHDCWALQPILRRLQVEYDRYFTLRIGLLTSLPKMNYNVTAIEEDEGTDGRDPLAKSHPAFPSIAIKAAEFQGKRAGFRFLTKLFEYSFLKSRNVKSFPVLVEIAEKLQLDKEEFISDFFSRNVLQSLQVDLHLAKEMEVEKSPTFVFFNENIEDEGLMVDGSYSYDIYEQILEELSGTAIERECAPSLEALFTRFEMLATSEIADIYGMTEKESERELKKLLLKQEVERVVINDTVLWRKR; this is encoded by the coding sequence GTGAATCATCGCACACTTGCAGAAGCGGAACACGGACAGCTGACAAGCCCCCGCCCGATCGAACTGTATGTATTCCTGGACCCGCTCTGCCACGACTGCTGGGCGCTCCAGCCGATCCTGCGCAGGCTCCAGGTCGAGTATGATCGGTATTTCACATTGAGGATCGGCCTGCTCACCTCCCTCCCGAAGATGAATTACAATGTTACCGCAATCGAGGAGGATGAGGGGACCGATGGCCGCGATCCGCTGGCGAAGTCCCATCCCGCATTCCCGAGCATCGCCATCAAAGCCGCGGAATTCCAGGGGAAACGCGCCGGATTCCGTTTTTTGACCAAGCTGTTCGAATACTCTTTCCTGAAGTCGCGCAATGTGAAATCATTCCCAGTCCTCGTCGAGATCGCCGAGAAGCTCCAGCTGGACAAAGAAGAATTCATCAGTGATTTCTTCTCTCGCAATGTGCTCCAGTCGCTGCAGGTCGATCTGCACTTGGCGAAAGAGATGGAAGTGGAAAAATCCCCGACATTCGTCTTCTTCAACGAAAATATCGAGGACGAGGGATTGATGGTGGACGGCTCCTACAGCTATGACATCTATGAACAGATCCTTGAGGAGCTGTCAGGTACAGCGATCGAGCGGGAATGCGCCCCTTCATTGGAAGCATTGTTCACCCGGTTTGAAATGCTTGCCACCTCGGAAATCGCCGACATTTACGGGATGACGGAAAAGGAAAGTGAACGGGAACTGAAGAAACTCCTGTTGAAGCAGGAAGTGGAACGCGTCGTCATCAATGACACAGTGCTATGGAGGAAAAGATGA
- the spxA gene encoding transcriptional regulator SpxA has product MGVTLFTSPSCTSCRKAKAWLEEHEIPYEERNIFSEPLNIDEIKQILRMTEDGTDEIISTRSKIFQKLNVDVESLPLQRLYELIQEHPGLLRRPIILDEKRLQVGYNEDEIRRFLPRKVRAYQLLEARRMVN; this is encoded by the coding sequence ATGGGCGTTACATTGTTCACATCACCAAGCTGTACATCATGCCGGAAAGCGAAAGCATGGCTGGAGGAACATGAGATTCCATACGAAGAGCGCAATATTTTCTCCGAACCGCTCAACATCGATGAAATCAAGCAGATTCTGCGGATGACCGAAGATGGAACGGATGAAATCATCTCGACGCGTTCGAAGATTTTCCAGAAGCTTAACGTGGATGTGGAAAGCCTTCCGCTGCAGCGTTTGTATGAACTGATCCAGGAGCATCCCGGATTGTTGAGAAGACCGATCATCTTAGATGAAAAGCGTCTTCAAGTAGGGTATAATGAAGATGAAATACGCCGCTTCCTGCCTCGGAAAGTGAGAGCCTATCAGTTGCTCGAAGCACGCCGGATGGTTAACTAA
- a CDS encoding RluA family pseudouridine synthase, which produces MKRTEQSPLTLAFTAEQPMQLREFLGMQALSKRAVTAVKYSGGAITVNGEERTVRHMLSAGDRVVIEFPPEDMAAGLTPEDGILEILHEDDSLLILDKPAGQGTIPSRNQPSGTLANLVAGKYVREGHHATVHVVTRLDTDTSGLVCIAKNRHVHHLMSCQMQQTGMDRWYTAFVSGFLNGDEFRIEKPIGRKDGSIIERDVRPDGQYARTDVRVTGRFLVDGEPFTAAELRLYTGRTHQIRVHMAHIGHPLIGDDLYGGPCSLLPRQALHCAAVSFVHPTEHRSVTYTSALPEDMESLLAKAVRVQEGNSENFSG; this is translated from the coding sequence ATGAAGAGAACTGAGCAATCTCCGCTCACATTGGCATTCACTGCAGAGCAGCCGATGCAGCTGAGGGAATTCCTCGGCATGCAGGCGCTGTCGAAACGCGCGGTGACAGCTGTCAAATACAGCGGCGGTGCAATAACGGTCAACGGTGAAGAACGGACGGTCCGTCACATGCTTTCGGCAGGGGACAGAGTCGTCATCGAATTCCCGCCGGAAGATATGGCCGCGGGACTGACGCCTGAAGATGGCATACTCGAAATCCTGCATGAGGACGATTCTCTGCTGATCCTCGACAAACCGGCCGGCCAGGGCACGATCCCTTCTCGCAACCAGCCTTCAGGGACATTGGCGAATCTAGTGGCAGGCAAGTATGTACGGGAAGGCCACCATGCAACCGTGCATGTCGTCACGAGGCTGGATACCGATACATCGGGGCTCGTCTGCATCGCAAAAAACCGCCATGTCCATCACCTGATGAGCTGCCAGATGCAGCAGACAGGGATGGACCGGTGGTATACTGCGTTTGTGAGCGGATTTTTAAACGGTGATGAATTTCGGATCGAAAAACCGATCGGCAGGAAAGACGGCAGCATCATCGAACGAGATGTCCGTCCTGACGGCCAATACGCGAGGACGGATGTCCGTGTGACGGGCCGGTTCCTCGTTGACGGAGAACCGTTCACGGCAGCGGAACTGCGGCTGTACACAGGAAGGACCCATCAGATCAGGGTGCATATGGCGCATATCGGCCATCCGCTGATAGGCGATGACCTGTATGGCGGTCCGTGCAGCCTGCTGCCCCGCCAGGCGCTCCATTGCGCGGCGGTATCATTCGTCCATCCGACGGAACACCGGTCAGTCACCTATACGAGTGCGCTGCCGGAAGACATGGAATCCCTGTTGGCGAAGGCTGTCCGGGTTCAAGAAGGGAACTCCGAGAATTTCTCCGGCTGA
- the trpS gene encoding tryptophan--tRNA ligase — protein MTTIFSGVQPTGIITLGNYIGAFRQFIELQEEADCIFCIVDQHAITVQQDPDELKQAIRSLAATYIASGIDPEKSVLFIQSEVPAHAQAGWIMQCTASIGELERMTQFKDKSEGQEGISAGLLTYPPLMAADILLYNTDIVPVGEDQKQHLELTRDLAERFNRRYDNVLTIPEVRIPKVGARIKSLQDPLKKMSKSDPNKKATIFLMDTPKQIEKKIKSAVTDSEGVVRFDLENKPGVSNLLIIESALTGVPIDELVRKYDGLGYGAFKAGVAESVIEHLAPIQEKYHQLMESDKLDAILDAGAAKANAAASATLTKMEAAMGLGRKR, from the coding sequence ATGACAACAATTTTTTCAGGGGTCCAGCCGACAGGCATCATCACACTCGGGAACTATATCGGTGCGTTCCGCCAGTTCATCGAGCTGCAGGAGGAGGCCGACTGCATCTTCTGCATCGTGGACCAGCATGCGATCACTGTCCAGCAGGATCCGGATGAGCTGAAGCAGGCGATCCGTTCACTGGCGGCCACTTACATTGCGAGCGGTATCGATCCGGAGAAGTCCGTTCTTTTCATCCAGTCCGAAGTGCCCGCCCATGCGCAGGCAGGCTGGATTATGCAATGTACCGCATCGATCGGTGAGCTCGAACGGATGACGCAGTTCAAAGACAAGTCGGAAGGCCAGGAGGGGATATCGGCCGGACTGCTGACATACCCGCCGCTGATGGCTGCGGACATCCTGCTGTACAACACGGACATCGTGCCGGTCGGGGAAGATCAGAAGCAGCATCTCGAACTGACACGCGATCTGGCGGAACGGTTCAACCGCCGTTATGATAACGTGCTGACAATCCCCGAAGTGAGGATCCCGAAGGTCGGCGCACGCATCAAGTCGCTGCAGGATCCGCTGAAGAAGATGAGCAAGTCCGATCCGAACAAGAAGGCGACAATCTTCCTGATGGATACGCCGAAGCAGATTGAAAAGAAGATCAAAAGCGCAGTGACCGATTCGGAGGGTGTTGTACGTTTCGACCTTGAGAATAAGCCAGGCGTTTCGAATCTTCTGATCATCGAATCCGCATTGACGGGCGTTCCAATCGATGAACTTGTCCGGAAATACGACGGGCTCGGATATGGCGCGTTCAAAGCGGGCGTGGCGGAGAGTGTGATCGAGCACCTTGCGCCGATCCAGGAAAAGTATCATCAGCTGATGGAATCCGATAAGCTGGATGCCATCCTCGATGCAGGTGCTGCAAAAGCGAATGCAGCTGCCTCGGCGACCCTTACGAAGATGGAGGCCGCGATGGGACTCGGACGTAAACGGTAA